One Myxococcaceae bacterium JPH2 genomic window carries:
- a CDS encoding type III secretion protein, translating to MNRRPSAFAAPLLALLFVTGCSIELQHELNEADANEIYVLLSKNGINAKKEKEEGGNEVRFMITVPKTDAAQAAELLKLNSLPRPVEKGLSHFAKGSMVPTATEERAMLLKAMGGEVSNALNQIDGVLEARAIVMVPENNDLTQPENRPMPSASVFIKYRPGDGGKPPIEPTAVKQFVATAVPEMKPDAVTVLMTQALPPAAETDSESRLQDVLGLRMTASSAGTFKMMMGGAFLLVLAMLGLTAWTFMRGGASAAPAARPARGRGRPPEG from the coding sequence ATGAATCGCCGACCGTCCGCGTTTGCCGCGCCGCTCCTCGCCTTGCTGTTCGTCACGGGTTGCTCCATCGAGCTTCAGCATGAGCTGAACGAGGCGGACGCCAACGAGATCTACGTCCTGCTCAGCAAGAACGGCATCAACGCCAAGAAGGAGAAGGAGGAGGGAGGCAACGAAGTCCGGTTCATGATCACCGTGCCCAAGACGGACGCGGCGCAGGCCGCGGAGCTGCTCAAGCTCAACTCGTTGCCTCGGCCGGTGGAGAAGGGCCTGTCTCACTTCGCCAAGGGCAGCATGGTGCCCACCGCCACGGAGGAGCGCGCGATGCTCCTCAAGGCCATGGGCGGCGAGGTCTCCAACGCGCTCAACCAGATCGACGGCGTGCTGGAAGCGCGGGCCATCGTGATGGTGCCGGAGAACAACGACCTCACCCAGCCGGAGAACCGACCCATGCCGTCGGCTTCCGTGTTCATCAAGTACCGGCCCGGAGATGGCGGCAAGCCGCCCATCGAGCCGACCGCGGTCAAGCAGTTCGTGGCCACCGCGGTGCCGGAGATGAAGCCGGACGCGGTGACGGTGCTGATGACGCAGGCGTTGCCGCCGGCGGCGGAGACGGACTCGGAGAGCCGGCTTCAGGACGTGCTGGGCCTGCGCATGACGGCCTCCAGCGCGGGGACGTTCAAGATGATGATGGGCGGGGCCTTCCTGCTCGTCCTGGCGATGCTGGGCCTCACGGCGTGGACCTTCATGCGCGGAGGCGCGAGCGCCGCTCCCGCCGCGCGGCCGGCTCGGGGTCGCGGCCGTCCTCCGGAGGGATGA
- a CDS encoding flagellar assembly protein FliH, which yields MAIGKVIKGDGTAEPAIPAERPVLRPPRAGVMNAEVFEARQGAHGILEDAQREKERILAEAQREREETIARAREQGRQEGLAQASEIILRAKMQAGEILASHERDVIELALKVAQKILGRDLERDPDLLVDMCASAIDNLRNARSMVLRVHPKTAAVLRAKKPVLMELIGRAVDLAIKEDQEVAPVGCIVQTEFGTVDAQLPTQFEMLQNILLPDSAKKEGPA from the coding sequence ATGGCGATCGGCAAGGTAATCAAGGGGGATGGGACCGCGGAGCCGGCCATTCCGGCGGAGCGGCCCGTGCTGCGTCCGCCCCGCGCCGGCGTGATGAACGCCGAGGTCTTCGAGGCCCGCCAGGGCGCGCATGGCATCCTGGAAGATGCCCAGCGCGAGAAGGAGCGCATCCTCGCGGAGGCCCAGCGCGAGCGCGAGGAGACGATCGCTCGGGCTCGGGAGCAGGGCCGCCAGGAGGGGCTCGCCCAGGCCTCGGAGATCATCCTCCGCGCGAAGATGCAGGCCGGGGAGATCCTCGCCTCGCACGAGCGGGACGTCATCGAGCTGGCGCTCAAGGTGGCCCAGAAGATTCTCGGCCGCGACCTGGAGCGCGACCCGGACCTGCTGGTGGACATGTGCGCGTCCGCCATCGACAACCTGCGCAACGCCCGCTCCATGGTCCTGCGCGTCCACCCCAAGACGGCGGCCGTGCTGCGCGCCAAGAAGCCGGTGCTGATGGAGCTCATCGGCCGCGCGGTGGACCTGGCCATCAAGGAGGACCAGGAGGTCGCTCCGGTGGGCTGCATCGTCCAGACGGAGTTCGGCACGGTGGACGCGCAGCTGCCCACCCAGTTCGAGATGCTCCAGAACATCCTCCTGCCGGACTCGGCCAAGAAGGAAGGGCCGGCCTAG
- the sctN gene encoding type III secretion system ATPase SctN, which yields MAIDLSRYFELIKDASLVRVRGRVTELTGLVIKASVPNVRVGELVLIKSRTRGAVKAEVVGFQGDEVMLMPLGELFGIGPDSEVIPTGRPLSIKCGEGLLGRVLNGIGEPMDGSPLPEGMIDWSVDRDCPDPFTRQRIERPLPLGVRCIDGLLTVGEGQRVGLFAGSGVGKSTLMGQIARNTQADLCVVALIGERGREVREFIEDAMGEEGMKRSVLVCATSDQPSLVRLRAAYVATAIAEYFRERGGNVLFMLDTVTRLARAQREIGLAVGEPPARQGYPPSVFSMLPRILERTGNSEKGKCTAIYTCLVAGGDMEEPIADEVRGILDGHFILNRALGERNQWPAMDVLASLSRVMSGIVSKDHKKAAGKLRETLATYEKQRDLILLGAYQSGADARTDYAIEKYDSIIEFLKQDTHSNSAYEDTVEQLIQLFQD from the coding sequence ATGGCCATCGACCTGTCGCGCTACTTCGAGCTGATCAAGGACGCCTCGCTCGTACGCGTCCGTGGCCGCGTCACCGAGCTGACCGGACTGGTCATCAAGGCGAGCGTGCCCAACGTCCGCGTGGGCGAGCTGGTCCTCATCAAGAGCCGCACGCGCGGCGCCGTGAAGGCCGAGGTCGTGGGCTTCCAGGGCGATGAGGTCATGCTCATGCCCCTGGGCGAGCTGTTCGGCATCGGGCCCGACAGCGAGGTCATCCCCACCGGGCGCCCCTTGAGCATCAAGTGCGGCGAGGGACTCCTGGGGCGCGTGCTCAACGGCATCGGCGAGCCCATGGACGGCAGCCCCCTGCCGGAAGGGATGATTGACTGGTCCGTGGACCGCGATTGCCCGGACCCCTTCACGCGCCAGCGCATCGAGCGCCCGCTGCCCCTGGGCGTGCGCTGCATCGACGGCCTGCTCACCGTGGGCGAGGGCCAGCGCGTGGGACTCTTCGCCGGCTCCGGCGTCGGCAAGTCCACCCTCATGGGGCAGATCGCTCGCAACACCCAAGCCGACCTCTGCGTGGTCGCGCTGATCGGCGAGCGTGGTCGCGAGGTTCGCGAGTTCATCGAAGACGCCATGGGCGAGGAGGGCATGAAGCGCTCCGTGCTCGTGTGCGCCACCTCGGACCAGCCGAGCCTCGTGCGTCTGCGCGCCGCCTACGTCGCCACCGCCATCGCCGAGTACTTCCGCGAGCGGGGCGGCAACGTGCTGTTCATGCTCGACACGGTGACGCGTCTGGCGCGTGCCCAGCGTGAGATTGGCCTCGCGGTGGGCGAGCCCCCGGCCCGCCAAGGCTACCCGCCGAGTGTGTTCTCCATGCTGCCGCGCATCCTGGAGCGCACGGGCAACTCGGAGAAGGGCAAGTGCACCGCCATCTACACCTGCCTCGTGGCCGGCGGTGACATGGAGGAGCCCATCGCGGACGAGGTTCGCGGTATTCTCGACGGTCACTTCATCCTCAACCGCGCCCTGGGCGAGCGAAACCAGTGGCCCGCCATGGACGTGCTGGCCAGCCTCAGCCGTGTGATGAGCGGCATCGTCTCCAAGGACCACAAGAAGGCGGCCGGGAAGCTGCGCGAGACGCTCGCCACCTACGAGAAGCAGCGCGACCTCATCCTGCTGGGCGCCTACCAGTCCGGCGCCGACGCGCGCACCGACTACGCCATCGAGAAGTACGACTCCATCATCGAGTTCCTCAAGCAGGACACCCACTCGAACTCGGCCTACGAGGACACGGTGGAGCAGCTCATCCAGTTGTTCCAGGACTGA
- a CDS encoding flagellar assembly protein FliH, translating to MPPYRLQALLDMRSKAKEEAEQAFSAAIKVLEKEKVEQQRLEAELERRKRERKARVTEYLQQVMAKGAGINGMNLMNRFEERLKDEEAQVALQIDHQKEVVKAAERAVEQRRYVMAEAAKELKAIEKNKETWQKQVRAERQQREELTQEEIGNALFLARQRK from the coding sequence ATGCCCCCGTACCGGTTGCAAGCCCTGTTGGACATGCGCTCCAAGGCCAAGGAGGAGGCGGAGCAGGCCTTCTCCGCCGCCATCAAGGTCCTGGAGAAGGAAAAGGTCGAGCAGCAGCGCCTGGAGGCAGAGCTGGAGCGCCGCAAGCGCGAGCGCAAGGCGCGCGTGACCGAGTACCTCCAGCAGGTGATGGCCAAGGGGGCCGGCATCAACGGCATGAACCTGATGAACCGGTTCGAGGAGCGCCTCAAGGACGAAGAGGCGCAGGTGGCGCTCCAGATCGATCACCAGAAGGAAGTGGTGAAGGCCGCCGAACGGGCCGTGGAGCAGCGCCGGTACGTCATGGCCGAGGCCGCCAAGGAGCTGAAGGCCATCGAGAAGAACAAGGAGACCTGGCAGAAGCAGGTCCGCGCCGAGCGCCAGCAGCGCGAGGAGCTGACGCAGGAGGAGATTGGCAATGCCTTGTTCCTGGCACGCCAGCGCAAGTAA
- a CDS encoding flagellar hook-length control protein FliK, which produces MSRVDDDRDAARLAERLIQERKLAEAKTKKRQEGESVFSKLVQQGQAEKATQTHQPQGLARAVLARATQSGLTQGKTFDERVAQKQAGESERANQGGKSQTESTAGREGTSSASQQASANASSAEARAESRHVESREDRRSTETRDGDLSKASASAGRASSEKGELKAESDSGGSKGGGGGSKDGKKEGGGEVAAGFRFNPALMAPVPVAKPKPSAAGSERLRAMASEIAQKIVERVRIGTNAAGNAEFQLDLRGDVLNGLSIKVSARNGKISAVFSGSDRQVLKMLEEQGEGLRSALGGRGLTLEQLKFEAKA; this is translated from the coding sequence ATGAGCCGAGTCGACGACGATCGCGATGCAGCGAGGCTGGCCGAGCGCCTCATCCAGGAGCGCAAGCTCGCCGAGGCCAAGACCAAGAAGCGCCAGGAAGGCGAGTCCGTCTTCTCCAAGCTGGTCCAGCAGGGCCAGGCGGAGAAGGCCACTCAGACACACCAGCCTCAGGGCCTGGCCCGCGCGGTGCTCGCGCGCGCCACGCAGAGCGGGCTGACCCAGGGGAAGACCTTCGACGAGCGCGTGGCCCAGAAGCAGGCCGGCGAGTCCGAGCGCGCCAACCAGGGGGGCAAGTCCCAGACGGAGAGCACCGCCGGGCGCGAGGGCACCAGCAGCGCCAGCCAGCAGGCCTCCGCCAACGCGAGCAGCGCCGAGGCGCGCGCCGAATCCCGCCACGTCGAGTCGCGCGAGGACCGCCGCAGCACCGAGACCCGCGACGGCGACCTCTCCAAGGCCAGCGCCAGCGCCGGCCGGGCCAGCTCGGAGAAGGGCGAACTCAAGGCCGAGTCGGACTCGGGCGGGAGCAAGGGCGGTGGTGGTGGGAGCAAGGACGGCAAGAAAGAGGGCGGCGGCGAGGTGGCGGCGGGTTTCCGCTTCAACCCCGCGCTGATGGCGCCCGTGCCGGTGGCCAAGCCCAAGCCGTCCGCGGCGGGCTCGGAGCGGCTGCGCGCCATGGCGAGCGAGATCGCCCAGAAGATCGTGGAGCGCGTGCGCATCGGCACCAACGCGGCGGGCAACGCGGAGTTCCAGCTCGACCTGCGCGGCGACGTGCTCAACGGCCTGTCCATCAAGGTCAGCGCTCGCAACGGGAAGATCAGCGCGGTCTTCAGCGGCAGCGATCGCCAGGTGCTGAAGATGCTGGAGGAGCAGGGTGAAGGCCTCCGCAGCGCGCTGGGTGGCCGCGGCCTGACCCTCGAGCAGTTGAAGTTCGAGGCCAAGGCATGA
- the sctQ gene encoding type III secretion system cytoplasmic ring protein SctQ: protein MSMGGPDEEPGVNERTMLVDLRKLRPPEKAWRPFTFQNLEKVSREQGLLAERLRWLRPAEGTLAAVAARLKGLFDVEVRLSVESVQVRPMAELRRFLGDPAFLAVLAPGALKGRAVMEVELALAHATVDLLLGGAGETVGLRPLSDIEEGVMGYVILEALKVLSPGLQPGVPRPRLDGMARGVDEVSARLGEDGPMLAVHLHASLGAHSGMIRFVVPSAVLAAAEPSVESEQRRTQARADWAAHARRLSTLRDWLRAEIGVAEISGQDLASLRIKDVLLVDALSARPDRGENGTAELRLGSGRAGYMAAEVFLEDGQYQARITDVILGEPGHPRAVAEAEASAPGEEDEDFTNPELDMPPELEGAALDDVNKPEGSDLLGDVPLQVAVELARVPVTAEQVVGLRSGQVIELHRGPGEPVELSVNGKVVARGELVEMEGQLGVRILSLAG from the coding sequence ATGAGCATGGGCGGGCCCGACGAGGAGCCTGGAGTCAACGAGCGCACCATGCTGGTGGACCTCCGGAAGCTGCGGCCTCCGGAGAAGGCGTGGCGGCCCTTCACGTTCCAGAACCTGGAGAAGGTGTCGCGCGAGCAGGGCCTCCTGGCGGAGCGCCTGCGCTGGTTGCGGCCCGCCGAGGGGACGCTGGCGGCGGTGGCCGCGCGCCTCAAGGGCCTCTTCGACGTGGAGGTGCGCCTGTCGGTGGAGTCCGTGCAGGTGCGGCCCATGGCGGAGCTGCGCCGATTCTTGGGAGACCCCGCGTTCCTCGCGGTGCTGGCCCCGGGCGCCCTCAAGGGCCGCGCGGTGATGGAGGTCGAGCTGGCGCTGGCGCACGCGACCGTGGACCTGCTCCTGGGCGGCGCCGGTGAGACGGTGGGCCTGCGGCCGCTGTCCGACATCGAGGAGGGCGTGATGGGCTACGTCATCCTCGAGGCGCTCAAGGTGCTTTCTCCTGGGCTCCAGCCCGGTGTGCCCCGGCCTCGGCTGGATGGCATGGCGCGAGGCGTGGACGAGGTCTCCGCGCGGCTGGGCGAGGACGGCCCCATGCTGGCCGTGCACCTGCACGCGTCCCTCGGGGCGCATTCCGGGATGATTCGGTTCGTGGTGCCGTCGGCGGTGCTGGCGGCGGCCGAGCCGTCGGTGGAGAGCGAGCAGCGGCGGACCCAGGCTCGGGCGGATTGGGCGGCCCATGCCCGGCGACTGTCCACGCTGCGCGACTGGCTGCGCGCGGAGATTGGCGTGGCGGAGATCTCCGGGCAGGACCTGGCGAGCCTCCGCATCAAGGACGTGCTGCTGGTGGACGCGCTGTCGGCGCGGCCCGACCGGGGCGAGAACGGCACCGCGGAGCTGCGGCTGGGTTCCGGACGGGCCGGGTACATGGCCGCCGAGGTCTTCCTCGAGGACGGGCAGTACCAGGCGCGCATCACGGACGTCATCCTCGGCGAGCCGGGCCATCCGCGCGCGGTGGCGGAGGCCGAGGCGAGCGCGCCGGGCGAAGAAGACGAGGACTTCACCAACCCGGAGCTGGACATGCCTCCGGAACTCGAAGGGGCGGCCTTGGACGACGTGAACAAGCCGGAGGGAAGCGACTTGCTTGGCGATGTGCCCCTGCAGGTCGCCGTGGAGCTGGCGCGGGTGCCGGTCACCGCCGAGCAGGTGGTGGGGTTGCGCTCGGGGCAGGTCATCGAGCTGCATCGCGGGCCGGGCGAGCCCGTGGAGCTGTCCGTCAACGGCAAGGTCGTGGCGCGCGGCGAGCTGGTGGAGATGGAGGGCCAGCTTGGCGTGCGGATCCTCTCCCTGGCGGGGTGA
- a CDS encoding flagellar biosynthetic protein FliO, with protein MAVFRLFLSRLSLGAALVLAPSGVLAQAPAPGASAARPSVPAPVPTAVADAGVGEARALATSPVASPSTTDGANSAAARQAELAQELGTGAPAGMSEEPESLAWTLVRTLAVLGAVVASIYLTLNVGLRRLMGLQGVPMGRPSVILVLERVPLDQRRTLFVVKAADEYLLVGGGGGESGLQLLSKLDREAVERIRAERPPSNVVSLSPFLQKLLSRRTGGSTPPGV; from the coding sequence ATGGCAGTGTTCCGTCTCTTCTTGTCGCGCCTGTCGCTCGGCGCCGCGCTGGTGCTCGCTCCGTCGGGTGTGCTGGCTCAGGCTCCCGCCCCAGGCGCATCCGCGGCCCGACCCTCGGTTCCCGCTCCTGTTCCCACCGCGGTCGCGGATGCCGGCGTCGGCGAGGCCCGTGCGTTGGCAACCTCCCCGGTGGCGTCGCCCTCGACGACGGACGGGGCGAACTCAGCGGCGGCTCGGCAGGCGGAGCTGGCCCAGGAGCTGGGCACGGGCGCTCCCGCGGGCATGAGCGAGGAGCCCGAGAGCCTCGCCTGGACGCTGGTGCGCACGCTGGCCGTGCTGGGTGCGGTGGTGGCGTCCATCTACCTGACGCTGAACGTGGGCCTGCGCCGGCTGATGGGCCTGCAGGGCGTGCCCATGGGGCGTCCCTCGGTCATCTTAGTGCTGGAGCGCGTCCCGTTGGATCAGCGCCGCACGCTGTTCGTGGTGAAGGCCGCGGACGAATACCTGCTCGTGGGCGGCGGAGGCGGCGAGAGCGGCCTCCAGTTGTTGTCGAAGTTGGACCGGGAGGCCGTGGAGCGCATCCGCGCCGAGCGCCCGCCCTCCAACGTGGTGTCCCTGAGTCCCTTCCTCCAGAAGCTCCTCTCCCGCCGGACCGGTGGCTCGACGCCGCCGGGAGTCTGA
- the sctR gene encoding type III secretion system export apparatus subunit SctR, whose translation MNSSSPAARRVSRVSPWLFAAAVSLHPLVALAAKKPGGGPVVPDHVVNETVSSDSFTSRPLILVLALAALSLVPFALMMVTSFVKISVVLSIVRSALGTQQIPPTQVITGLAVILTVYIMAPVGQEMYRAGGVDIWARGPGVFSSETVGTMLSAADRSKEPLRDFLLKKVTLKDRTLFYSLAKKMRKEEDRQDVQEKDFMVIVPAFVVSELKESFQIGFLLFVPFIVIDMVVANILLALGMHMLSPTTISMPFKLLLFVLVDGWYLIAKGLVIGYL comes from the coding sequence GTGAACTCCTCGTCGCCCGCAGCCCGCCGTGTCTCCCGCGTCTCGCCGTGGCTGTTCGCGGCCGCTGTCTCGCTGCACCCCCTCGTCGCGCTGGCGGCCAAGAAGCCCGGGGGAGGACCGGTGGTGCCGGACCACGTCGTCAACGAGACAGTGAGCTCCGACTCGTTCACGTCGCGCCCGCTCATCCTCGTCCTGGCGCTCGCGGCGCTGTCGCTGGTGCCGTTCGCGCTGATGATGGTCACCAGCTTCGTGAAGATTTCGGTGGTGCTCTCCATCGTCCGCTCGGCGCTCGGCACCCAGCAGATTCCGCCCACCCAGGTCATCACCGGCCTGGCGGTCATCCTCACCGTCTACATCATGGCCCCCGTGGGACAGGAGATGTACCGGGCGGGTGGCGTGGACATCTGGGCGCGCGGCCCCGGAGTGTTCTCGTCGGAGACGGTGGGCACCATGCTCAGCGCGGCCGACCGCTCGAAGGAGCCCCTGCGCGACTTTCTCTTGAAGAAAGTCACGCTGAAGGACCGCACGCTCTTCTACAGCCTCGCCAAGAAGATGCGCAAAGAGGAGGATCGCCAGGACGTCCAGGAGAAGGACTTCATGGTCATCGTCCCGGCCTTCGTCGTCTCCGAGCTGAAGGAGTCCTTCCAGATCGGCTTCCTGCTCTTCGTGCCGTTCATCGTCATCGACATGGTGGTGGCCAACATCCTGCTCGCCCTGGGCATGCACATGCTCTCGCCGACCACCATCTCCATGCCCTTCAAGCTGTTGCTCTTCGTGCTCGTGGATGGCTGGTACCTCATCGCCAAGGGCCTGGTCATCGGCTACCTGTAA
- the fliQ gene encoding flagellar biosynthesis protein FliQ: MNQLTVVTQEALFLVLVVSAPPVLISLLVGFLISLFQATTQIQEQTLTFAPKVIIVFGVLAMTGPWIGSQLLRFTFHVFDRFPALISR, from the coding sequence ATGAATCAGCTCACGGTCGTCACCCAGGAGGCGCTGTTCCTGGTGCTCGTCGTCTCGGCGCCGCCGGTGCTCATCAGCTTGCTGGTGGGCTTCCTCATCTCGCTGTTCCAGGCCACCACGCAGATCCAAGAGCAGACGCTCACGTTCGCGCCCAAGGTCATCATCGTCTTCGGGGTGCTGGCGATGACGGGGCCGTGGATTGGCAGTCAGCTGCTGCGCTTCACGTTCCACGTGTTTGACCGGTTCCCGGCCCTCATTTCTCGATGA
- a CDS encoding flagellar biosynthetic protein FliR, whose protein sequence is MNVAEALAQLSGRTNLSLVIFTVALVMCRVMPVLIFSPFLGGEIVPSEVKMGVGLLLAVVLFPVASEGMQNIPVRALPYMALLIKEVFLGTALAFIVNTVFDAARVAGTLADTMAGSNNAQLYVPQLGQQVSLFSSLNVQLSVVLFLTLDGHHMVIRALAESFMTVPLHGFPHFSHGFWPFFDLIIRVFADLLRVSLALAAPSMLATFLTDLALGAINRVAPQIQVFFISMSIKPLVGVLIAFIAIQLVIERMQTEMAGMLRMLQDAIRLLA, encoded by the coding sequence ATGAACGTCGCGGAAGCCCTCGCCCAGCTCAGCGGGCGCACCAACCTCTCGCTCGTCATCTTCACGGTGGCGTTGGTGATGTGCCGGGTGATGCCCGTGCTCATCTTCAGCCCCTTCCTGGGCGGGGAAATCGTCCCGTCCGAAGTGAAGATGGGCGTGGGCCTCTTGCTCGCCGTGGTGCTCTTCCCGGTGGCCAGCGAGGGCATGCAGAACATCCCCGTGCGCGCGCTGCCGTACATGGCGCTGCTGATCAAAGAGGTCTTCCTCGGCACGGCGCTGGCGTTCATCGTCAACACCGTCTTCGACGCGGCCCGAGTCGCGGGGACGCTCGCGGACACGATGGCGGGCAGCAACAACGCGCAGCTCTACGTGCCGCAGCTCGGGCAGCAGGTCTCGCTCTTCTCCAGCCTCAACGTGCAGCTCTCCGTGGTGCTTTTCCTCACCTTGGATGGCCACCACATGGTCATCCGGGCGCTGGCGGAGAGCTTCATGACGGTGCCGCTGCATGGCTTCCCGCACTTCAGCCACGGCTTCTGGCCGTTCTTCGACCTCATCATCCGCGTGTTCGCGGACCTGCTGCGGGTGAGCCTCGCGCTGGCCGCGCCGTCCATGCTGGCCACGTTCCTGACGGACCTGGCGCTGGGGGCCATCAACCGCGTGGCGCCGCAGATCCAGGTCTTCTTCATCTCCATGTCCATCAAGCCGCTGGTGGGCGTGCTCATCGCGTTCATCGCCATCCAGCTCGTCATCGAGCGGATGCAGACGGAGATGGCCGGCATGCTGCGCATGCTGCAGGACGCCATCCGGCTGCTCGCCTAG
- the sctU gene encoding type III secretion system export apparatus subunit SctU — protein sequence MSDESGDKTEEPSQKKLDDARKKGQVWKSKDLTGVAVFIAGLGIVKGTWSTVEQEVTALFHFTFEHIAHPETLAEATSQSLYLAVRTLLLLTVPVAGGAAVMGGLLEFLQVGSLFTMDPLIPKFDKLNPLAGLKNMFNKKAIVELLKNLIKISVAAYVVYGVVRDAMPMVVETVRQDTRAIMGIMGELVYRVCVRIGLLFLLFGIFDIWWQRKSFMKDMMMTKEEVKKEYKESEGDPHHKAKRKELHQEIMEGAQMEAVKDADVIVTNPDHVAVALKYDRDADGAPRVLAKGMDSRAERIKAIARDADVPALRNVPLAHALLRVEVGHEVPEELYDAVAEVLNFVYGLKNPPPAARA from the coding sequence ATGTCCGACGAGAGTGGCGACAAAACAGAAGAACCGTCGCAAAAGAAGCTCGATGACGCGCGCAAGAAGGGGCAGGTCTGGAAGAGCAAGGACCTGACGGGCGTGGCCGTGTTCATCGCGGGCCTGGGCATCGTGAAGGGCACGTGGAGCACGGTGGAGCAAGAGGTCACCGCGCTGTTCCACTTCACGTTCGAGCACATCGCGCATCCCGAGACGCTGGCCGAGGCGACCTCGCAGTCCCTTTACCTGGCGGTGCGGACGTTGCTGCTGCTCACCGTCCCGGTGGCGGGGGGCGCGGCGGTGATGGGGGGGCTGCTGGAGTTTCTCCAGGTGGGCTCGCTCTTCACCATGGATCCGCTGATCCCCAAGTTCGACAAGCTCAACCCGCTGGCCGGCTTGAAGAACATGTTCAACAAGAAGGCCATCGTCGAGCTGCTCAAGAACCTCATCAAGATCAGCGTCGCGGCCTACGTCGTCTATGGCGTCGTGCGCGACGCGATGCCCATGGTGGTGGAGACGGTGCGTCAGGACACGCGCGCCATCATGGGCATCATGGGCGAGCTGGTGTACCGGGTCTGCGTCCGCATCGGCCTCCTGTTCCTCCTCTTCGGCATCTTCGACATCTGGTGGCAGCGCAAGTCCTTCATGAAGGACATGATGATGACGAAGGAGGAGGTGAAGAAGGAGTACAAGGAGAGCGAGGGCGACCCCCATCACAAGGCCAAGCGCAAGGAACTCCATCAGGAAATCATGGAGGGCGCGCAGATGGAGGCCGTGAAGGACGCGGACGTCATCGTGACCAACCCGGACCACGTCGCCGTGGCGCTCAAGTACGACCGGGATGCGGACGGCGCGCCCCGGGTGCTGGCCAAGGGCATGGACTCGCGGGCCGAGCGCATCAAGGCCATTGCCCGCGACGCGGACGTGCCCGCCCTGCGCAACGTTCCCCTGGCCCACGCGCTCCTGCGCGTGGAGGTGGGCCATGAGGTCCCCGAGGAGCTGTATGACGCGGTGGCCGAGGTCCTCAACTTCGTCTACGGGCTGAAGAACCCGCCGCCGGCCGCGCGCGCGTGA
- a CDS encoding EscU/YscU/HrcU family type III secretion system export apparatus switch protein has product MSSEDEAELAIALKYDKQTDGAPRVVAKGMRLKAEKIREIAKQYGIPVMRNVSLANALYRVDVGQEVPEELYDAVAEVLNFVFALQNEQAGGS; this is encoded by the coding sequence ATGAGCAGTGAAGACGAGGCCGAGCTTGCGATCGCGCTCAAGTACGACAAGCAGACCGACGGCGCCCCTCGCGTCGTGGCCAAGGGGATGCGCCTCAAGGCGGAGAAGATCCGCGAGATTGCCAAGCAGTACGGCATCCCGGTCATGCGCAACGTGTCCCTGGCCAACGCCCTGTACCGGGTGGACGTGGGACAAGAGGTTCCCGAAGAGCTGTACGACGCGGTCGCCGAGGTCCTCAACTTCGTCTTCGCCCTCCAGAATGAGCAGGCGGGCGGGAGCTGA
- a CDS encoding SycD/LcrH family type III secretion system chaperone: protein MAVLDPENPQDEAKLVASLQRWADGKATLRDVRGYSDEELHAIAKTAYYFFYQGRVSEARTLFQGLYAVNPTDVYFAKALGVVEMAAGNGQGALAAFDVAAKLAPQDASVYVGRAEVKLAMGQKQQAMEDLRRAAAMTPQDDPVIRKAGAMLSALGRR from the coding sequence ATGGCGGTGCTGGACCCGGAGAATCCCCAGGACGAGGCGAAGCTCGTCGCGTCGCTGCAGCGGTGGGCGGATGGCAAGGCCACGCTGCGCGACGTCCGCGGCTACTCGGACGAGGAACTGCATGCCATCGCCAAGACTGCCTACTACTTCTTCTACCAAGGCCGGGTGAGCGAGGCGCGCACACTCTTCCAGGGGCTGTACGCGGTGAACCCCACCGACGTGTACTTCGCCAAGGCGCTGGGCGTGGTGGAGATGGCCGCCGGAAACGGGCAGGGCGCGCTGGCCGCCTTCGACGTCGCCGCGAAGCTCGCCCCGCAGGACGCCTCCGTCTACGTCGGGCGTGCCGAGGTCAAGTTGGCCATGGGACAGAAGCAGCAGGCCATGGAAGACCTGCGGCGTGCTGCCGCGATGACCCCGCAGGACGATCCCGTCATCCGCAAGGCTGGTGCCATGCTCTCCGCCCTCGGGCGTCGGTGA